The nucleotide sequence GCTTCCTAGCCGCCGCCAGCCACGATTTAATGCAGCCACTGAACGCCGCGCGCTTATTCGCCGCCGCGCTCGAGCGGCAGGTCAGCGGCGAGGCCGTGCAGATGGCAAAAAACCTAGACAGCTCGCTGGACAACGCCGAGGAGTTGTTAGGGACGCTGCTGGAAATTTCAAAGCTGGATGCCGGCGCGACCAAGTTCAATCCCCAGGCCCTAAACGTGCGGCCGTTGTTCGAGCAATTGGCCGCCGAATTCAATGCCTTGAGCCATGAAAAAGGCCTGACGCTGCGCGCCCGCGCCCGCGACGCCTGGGTCTACGCCGAGCCGTTGATGGTGCGCCGCGTGCTGCAAAACTTTTTGTCCAACGCCCTGCGCTACACCCGCCAAGGCAAAGTCCTGCTGGGCACCCGAATCAGCGGCGGTCACGTCGAATTGCAAGTCTGGGACACCGGCATCGGCATCGCCCAACAAGACCAGGCGCGGGTCTTTGACGAATTTGCGCGCCTGGAGTCAGGCCGCGCGCAACACCAAAAGGGCATGGGGCTTGGCCTGTCGATATCGATCCGACTGGCCAAACTCATGGGCGGCGAAGTGCGCCTGCACTCAACCGAGAACCGTGGCACCTGTTTTAGCCTGCGCCTGCCGTTGACCGACAAACGGGCCCAACCCAAGGCAAGCCCGGCGCTTAATACACGACGCACTAGCGCCAAGCTTCAAGGCCTCAGGGTGCTGTGCTTGGATAATGAGCCGATGATTCTAGAGGGCATGGCCCAACTGCTGGGCGACTGGGGTTGCACGGTATGGCCGGTTCAAAGCGGCGATGATGCCATGCGGGTGATCGAACAAAACGGCCGCCCGGATTTACTGATCCTGGATTACCACCTGGACAATAACGCCACTGGGCTGGAAGCCTTGGCGGCGATTAAAGGCGTCGTCCCCCAGTGTCCGCCGTCGATCTTGCTGACCGCCGATCGGACCGAAGAGACACGCACCGCCGCACTGGAGGCGGGCGCACGCGTCATGAACAAGCCGGTCAAGCCGGCAGGGCTGCGCGCCTTGATGTCATCCCTCGCGCCGCCCCCTCGGGATTAGTCCTGGGCGGGGACGGTGTCGTGAATCAAGGCTTTCAGTTCGCCGTTTTGGTACATCTCGACGACGATGTCACAGCCACCGACGAGTTCGCCGTTAACCCACAATTGCGGGAAAGTCGGCCAGTTGGCAAACAGCGGCAACTCGGCGCGCACATCTGGGTTTTCGAGGATGTCGACGTAGGCAAAGGGACGCTCACACGCCATCACTGCCTGCACGGTCTGAGATGAGAAACCACATTTCGGCCCGCGCGGATCACCCTTCATGTAAAGCAGCACCGGGTTTTCAGCGATCTGTTGTTTGATGTTATCTAGTGTGTTTGACATAGGTCCTCTCGACTTTCATACAATTTGCAGGGTTGATGGGGGCGTATGCTGTCACCACAACGTCGTAGTTGCAAAACCTTTGCAGGCGCAGCGTCGCTGTGTATATTCAATCGCTTTTTTGCGAGTCTTAGCATGAAGCCAGCACCGAAGCATTTTCTGCGGTTTAACGACCTAAGCGCCCCCGAAATTCGGGCGGTGTTGCGCCGCGCCGCGACCCTAAAAACCGAACAGCGCAGCGGCACACGCCACCCCACCTTGGCAGGCAAGACGCTGGGCATGGTGTTTGAAAAGTCCTCCACTCGGACACGCGTCAGTTTCGAAGCCGGGATCTTTCAGTTGGGCGGCATTGGACTGTTTTTGTCCCCGCGTGACACCCAGCTGGGACGCGGTGAGCCGGTCGAGGACACCGCCCGGGTATTCTCCGAGATGATCGACCTGGTCATGATCCGCGCCTACGACCACAGCATGGTCGAAACCTTCGCAGCCTATTCCAGCATCCCAGTCATTAACGCCCTAACCGACGACCATCACCCGTGCCAAATATTGGCCGACATCCAATGCTTCGAAGAGCACGTCGGCCCGATCGAAGGTAAGACCATCGCGTGGGTCGGTGACGGTAACAATATGGCCGCCAGTTGGATGGATGCGGCCAGCTTGTTGAACTTTAACCTGGTCCTGTGCGGACCTGCGGGCTACGACGTCAGCCCCGAACTGCTGGCGGAGCACGCCGCCAACGTGCGAATTGAGCGCAACCCGGCTGCGGCCGTCCAAGGCGCTCATGCGGTCACCACCGACGTCTGGGCGAGCATGGGCCAGGAAAACGAGCAGGCTAAGCGCGAAGCCGACTTCGCCGCCTACCAAGTGACCGAGGCGCTATTAGACCAAGCCTCAGACGAGGTGATTTTCATGCACTGCCTGCCAGCCCACCGCGGCGAAGAAATCAGCGACACCTTGCTTGACGATCCTCGCAGCCGAGTCTTT is from Litorivicinus lipolyticus and encodes:
- the grxD gene encoding Grx4 family monothiol glutaredoxin, encoding MSNTLDNIKQQIAENPVLLYMKGDPRGPKCGFSSQTVQAVMACERPFAYVDILENPDVRAELPLFANWPTFPQLWVNGELVGGCDIVVEMYQNGELKALIHDTVPAQD
- the argF gene encoding ornithine carbamoyltransferase — translated: MKPAPKHFLRFNDLSAPEIRAVLRRAATLKTEQRSGTRHPTLAGKTLGMVFEKSSTRTRVSFEAGIFQLGGIGLFLSPRDTQLGRGEPVEDTARVFSEMIDLVMIRAYDHSMVETFAAYSSIPVINALTDDHHPCQILADIQCFEEHVGPIEGKTIAWVGDGNNMAASWMDAASLLNFNLVLCGPAGYDVSPELLAEHAANVRIERNPAAAVQGAHAVTTDVWASMGQENEQAKREADFAAYQVTEALLDQASDEVIFMHCLPAHRGEEISDTLLDDPRSRVFDEAGNRLHAQKALMEFLVLGERFPEPV